DNA from Petropleomorpha daqingensis:
AGTGCCGCCGCCCCGAAGATGACCCGGCTGGACTCGTGCCCGGTCGCGCCGAACGGCGCCCGCTCGATCATGCGCCGACCCTAGGCCCGGGAACCCCCGAGCCGCGCCTCGGCGGCGTCCCACCCGGGACCGCTGCCCGGCGTCGGGCGGTACGTGCGCACCTCCTGCGTCGCGCACAGCAACGACCGAAGCTCGGCCAGTCCGCCGGCGAGCACCCCGGCGGCCCGGGCCTGCACCAGCGCGTTGCCCAGTGCGGCTGCCTCGACCGGCCCGGCGAGCACGGGGACACCGCAGGCGTCGGCGGTCAGCTGGCAGAGCAGGGCGTTGCGCGCTCCCCCGCCGACCAGGTGCACGACCTCGACCTCGCGGCCGGAGAGCTCCGCGGCGCGGCGGACGGTGCGCCGGTAGGCCAGCGCGAGGCTGTCGAGGATGCACCGGACCGTCGCGGGCACGCTCTGCGGCGGGACCTGCCCGGTCTCCGCGCAGACCTGCGCGATCCGGGCCGGCATGTCACCCGGCGGCAGGAAGCGGGGGTCGTCGGCGTCGACCAGCGCCGTGAACACCGGCACCTGCGCCGCAGCGGCGAGCAGATCGGGCAGGTCGGCGGTGAGCCCGGATGAAGCCCAGGTGCGCTGCGACTCCTGGAGCAGCCACAGGCCCATGACGTTGTGCAGGTAGCGGACCGTTCCGTCCACGCCCAGTTCGTTGGTGAACCCGGCCCGCCGGCTCTGCTCGGTCAGCACCGGCTCGTCCAGCTCGACGCCGACCAGCGACCAGGTGCCGCAGGAGATGTAGGCGAACCGGTCGGTGGACGCGGGCACGCCCACGACCGCCGAGGCGGTGTCGTGCGAGGCGACCGCGGTGACGGGGACTGGCCCGGCCAGGCCGGTCTCCGCCAGCACCTCAGCGGTGAGCTCGCCGATCCGCTCTCCCGGCCCGCGCAGCGGCGGGAAGAGGCCGCGCGGCAGGCCGAGCTCGTCGACGAGCTCCCACGCCCACTGCCGGCTGGTCGCGTCGAGCAGCCCGGTGGTCGAGGCGTTGGTGAGCTCCGCGCCGACCGCACCGGTCAGCCAGTAGCCGAGCAGGTCGGGGATCAGCAGGAGCGTGCGCGCGGCCTCCAGCTGGGCCGTCCCCCGTGCGGCGGCCAGCTGGAAGATCGTGTTGAACGGCAGGTGCTGCAGTCCGGTGGTCCGGTACAGCTCGTCCGGCGGGACGACGGCGTGCACCGCCGGTACCGCCGTCTCGTGCCGGGCGTCGCGGTAGTGCACCGGGTTGCCGAGCAGCACGCCGTCGGCGTCGAGCCGGCCGGTGTCCACCCCCCAGCTGTCGATGCCCACCCCGGCGAGCCGGCCGGCGTCCCGGCCCGCGGCGCGCAGCCCCTCGAGGATGCCGCCGTGCAGGGCCAGGACGTCCCAGTGCAGCGTGCCGCCGACGCGGACCGGCCGGTTGGGGAACCGGTGCACCTCGTGCAGGTCGAGGCGGTCCGGGCCGACCCGCGCGGCCATGACCCGGCCGCTGGAGGCGCCCAGGTCGACGGCCGCGAAGGTCGTGCCGGTCACCGCAGGAACGCCGCCGCGACGCCGGAGTCCACCGGGATGTGCAGACCCGTCGTCCGGGTGAGCTCCCCGCCGGTGAGGGCGAGGACGGCGTCGGCCACGTGCTCGGGCAGCACCTCGCGCTTGAGCAGGGTGCGCTGGGCGTAGTACTGGCCGAGCTCCTCCTCGGGGACGCCGTAGACCGCGGCGCGCTGGGCGCCCCAGCCGCCGGCGAAGATCCCCGACCCGCGGACGACGCCGTCGGGGTTGATGCCGTTGACCCGGATCTGGTGCTCGCCGAGCTCGGCGGCCAGCAGCCGCACCTGGTGCGCCTGGTCGGCCTTGGTCGAGGAGTACGCGATGTTGCTCGTCCCGGCGAAGACGGAGTTCTTGCTGGAGATGTAGACGATGTCGCCGCCGAGACCCTGCTCGATCATGATCCGGGCCGCCTCGCGGGAGACCAGGAAGCTGCCCTTGGCCATGACGTCGTGCTGCAGGTCCCAGTCGGCCTCCGTCGTCTCCAGCAGGGGCTTGGAGATCGACAGGCCGGCGTTGTTGACCACCAGGTCGACGCCGCCGAAGGCGAGCACCGCCTCGCGGAAGGCCGCGGCCACCGCCTCGGCGTCGCTCACGTCGGCCGCCACGCCGACGGCGACGTCGGTGCCACCGATCTCGGCGGCGGCGTCCCGGGCCTTGTGCAGGTCGAGGTCGGCGACGACGACGCAGGCGCCCTCGCGGGCCAGCCGCTGCGCGATGGCCTTGCCGATCCCGCTCGCCGCGCCGGTGACCAGGGCGACGCGGGTGGCCAGCGGCTTCGGCTTCGGCATCCGCTGGAGCTTGGCCTCCTCGAGCGCCCAGTACTCGATGCGGAACTTCTCGGCCTCGTCGATCGGCGCGTAGGTGCTGACCGCCTCGGCGCCGCGCATGACGTTGATGGCGTTGACGTAGAACTCGCCGGCCACACGGGCGGTCTGCTTGTCCTTGCCGAAGCTGAACATGCCGACCCCGGGCACCAGGACGATCGCCGGGTCCGCACCGCGCATCGCGGGGGAGTCCGGGGTGGCGTGCCGCTCGTAGTAGGCGGCGTACTCGGCGCGGTACTCCTCGTGCAGAGCGTGCAGCCGGGCCACGGCCTCGTCGAGCGGCGCCGTGGGCGGCAGGTCGAGGACCAGCGGGCGCACCTTCGTGCGCAGGAAGTGGTCGGGGCAGGACGTGCCCAGCGCCGCCAGCCGCGGGTGCTCGCTCGCGGCCAGGAACTCCAGGACGACGTCGGCGTCGGTGAAGTGGCCGACCTGCGGCTTGTCGGTGCCGGCCAGCCCGCGGATCACCGGCGCCAGGGCGGCCGCGCGGATCCGGCGCTCGGCCGGCGCCAGCGGCTCGAACCCGGGCAGCGGGGCGCCGAAGGGTTCGGCCTTCCCGCGCTCGGCGAGGAACCGCTCCGCCGTCCGGATGATCTCGAGGCTGTTGGCCTCGCACTCCTCGCTGGTCTGCCCCCACGCGGTGATGCCGTGGCCGCCCAGGATGCAGCCGATCGCCTGCGGGTTCTTCTCGGCGATCGCGGCGATGTCCAGGCCCAGCTGGAAGCCGGGACGGCGCCACGGCACCCAGACGACGCGTTCGCCGAAGCACTCGCGGGTGAGCTGCTCGCCGTCCTCGGCCGTGGCCAGGGCGATGCCGGAGTCGGGGTGCAGGTGGTCGACGTGCGGCGCGGTCACCAGGCCGTGCATCGCGGTGTCGATCGACGGGGCGGCGCCGCCGCGGCCGTGCAGGCAGTAGTCGAACGCGGCGACCATCTCGTCCTCGCGCTCGACGCCGGGGTAGACGTCGACGAGGGAGCGCAGCCGGTCCAGCCGCAGGACGGCCAGGCCGCTCTCCGTCAGCGTGCCGAGGTCGCCGCCGGAGCCCTTGACCCAGACCAGCTCGACCGGCGTGCCGGTGACCGGGTCGGTCTCGGTGCCCTTGGCGGAGGTGTTGCCGCCGGCGTAGTTGGTGTTGCGCGGGTCGGCGCCGAGCCGGTTGGACCGGCCGATCAGCTCACTGACCACGGGGTTCGTCACGGGAGCAGT
Protein-coding regions in this window:
- a CDS encoding rhamnulokinase, whose amino-acid sequence is MTGTTFAAVDLGASSGRVMAARVGPDRLDLHEVHRFPNRPVRVGGTLHWDVLALHGGILEGLRAAGRDAGRLAGVGIDSWGVDTGRLDADGVLLGNPVHYRDARHETAVPAVHAVVPPDELYRTTGLQHLPFNTIFQLAAARGTAQLEAARTLLLIPDLLGYWLTGAVGAELTNASTTGLLDATSRQWAWELVDELGLPRGLFPPLRGPGERIGELTAEVLAETGLAGPVPVTAVASHDTASAVVGVPASTDRFAYISCGTWSLVGVELDEPVLTEQSRRAGFTNELGVDGTVRYLHNVMGLWLLQESQRTWASSGLTADLPDLLAAAAQVPVFTALVDADDPRFLPPGDMPARIAQVCAETGQVPPQSVPATVRCILDSLALAYRRTVRRAAELSGREVEVVHLVGGGARNALLCQLTADACGVPVLAGPVEAAALGNALVQARAAGVLAGGLAELRSLLCATQEVRTYRPTPGSGPGWDAAEARLGGSRA
- a CDS encoding bifunctional aldolase/short-chain dehydrogenase, translating into MTNPVVSELIGRSNRLGADPRNTNYAGGNTSAKGTETDPVTGTPVELVWVKGSGGDLGTLTESGLAVLRLDRLRSLVDVYPGVEREDEMVAAFDYCLHGRGGAAPSIDTAMHGLVTAPHVDHLHPDSGIALATAEDGEQLTRECFGERVVWVPWRRPGFQLGLDIAAIAEKNPQAIGCILGGHGITAWGQTSEECEANSLEIIRTAERFLAERGKAEPFGAPLPGFEPLAPAERRIRAAALAPVIRGLAGTDKPQVGHFTDADVVLEFLAASEHPRLAALGTSCPDHFLRTKVRPLVLDLPPTAPLDEAVARLHALHEEYRAEYAAYYERHATPDSPAMRGADPAIVLVPGVGMFSFGKDKQTARVAGEFYVNAINVMRGAEAVSTYAPIDEAEKFRIEYWALEEAKLQRMPKPKPLATRVALVTGAASGIGKAIAQRLAREGACVVVADLDLHKARDAAAEIGGTDVAVGVAADVSDAEAVAAAFREAVLAFGGVDLVVNNAGLSISKPLLETTEADWDLQHDVMAKGSFLVSREAARIMIEQGLGGDIVYISSKNSVFAGTSNIAYSSTKADQAHQVRLLAAELGEHQIRVNGINPDGVVRGSGIFAGGWGAQRAAVYGVPEEELGQYYAQRTLLKREVLPEHVADAVLALTGGELTRTTGLHIPVDSGVAAAFLR